The sequence gcgtcggcctcaatgatgaagggtctattgaaatctggtagcgcaagcaccggcgtcgttgtcatggctgctttaagtttgtcgaaggcagcagaggctttgtccgaccattggaaagcatcttttttcagtaaaaaagtgagtggtgcactgatcttcccataatccttaacaaattttcggtagtagcccattagtccaaggaacccccgcagtaatttcacgtttgtaggtttcggccaacctTACATTGCctaaatttttgttgggtctaccgccactccttcttctgatattatatgcccaaggtactctactttttgctggagaaagctgcaatttggttgcttaacaaaaagagtattctcccgaaggatcgtcaaaacaatccgtaaatgctgaaagtgagtctcaagagaagggctgtaaacgataatatcatcgaaaaataccagcacaaatttacgaagaaagctccgaaatatatcattcatgagactttgaaaggttgaaggagcattagtgagtccaaaaggcattaccaagaattcataatggccatcatgtgtgcgaaatgcagtttttggaatgtcatcgtcacatacccgaatttggtggtaaccggatcgaaggtccaacttcgtgaagactcgagctccttttaattcatcaagaagttcatccaccactggtattgggtatttgtccttgacggtgatgccatttaaagctcggtagtcaatgcacatccgccaagttccgtccttcttgcgtacaagtagcaccggtgaggaataggggctacaacttggttgaatcacccctgtttcaagcatctcgtttacgatcttttcaatttcatctttctagaggtgaggatatcggtatggtcgagtgttcgctggtggcttgcccggaaggattggaattcgatggtcatgttgccgagaaggaggaagaccgcgcggttcagcaaatatatcagcaaatttagtaagcaattgggcaagattttgatcttcaaattctattttcttcccctctggttgctgctggaggtgcatcaaaaaggcaccatttaccttgtgtaaaactttctccattcattgggtcgaaacagtggtaacgttgcttccgcgcttcccgcgtaggatgatctgtttgcccttacagtagaatttcataattaatttagaaaagttccaagagacatcacctagtgtagttagccatttgataccaagcactgcctcatagtcatcgattggtaggaggaagaaatcggtgataatttcttggtcttgcagtaatagtttcacctgcgggcatctttggtcgcactttaggattctgctgtcggcaacctttacatcgaacttgctgcaaccttcaatatgcagtgccatccaagcagcaaccttactattcaggaagttattagtgctacccgtgtcgatgagaacagtgatcggctgttgtttgagaaggcctccaactttcatcgtttgcagatttgagtagccggctagtgcgtgtaccgtaatgtcggtcggctatggctcttcttccatatcttcttcttcatgttcaaggctcacttctagatgttcaatgacctcttcttctactggttcaatcataagaagtctaccttttttacagcgatgctcgcggctccacagctcatcgcaatgccaacataaccctttcgcagatcgctcccgaagttcttctcttgttaaccttttcggtgcagggactcggttgataatagggagggctgagggctttagtattgtaggtcgtggagtgatccttgtcctccgggcttcatggttcaatcgctcctcttgaagtcgtgcgaaagagatggctgccataagcgtgtatggttgtcgcgccttaacttctccccggatctccggctttaagccctcaataaaagtccccaataactgtttttcagaccaatcacaagtttgattagataacctttcaaacctggtttggtactcctgaatggtggaggtttgtcggatctttgctagttgttcgtcaatgttctcataataagttggtccgaagcggatcagtagtccttatttgaattgtcgccatgaaagggttccataagtgtgttcaaactagtcaaaccattgtatggcatccccttcaagatgtatagctacaatttccaccatggatgcatccgcagttttatggtaccgaaaatatcgctccgcgcacgagatccaaccaatttagtctctcatgcgcgaatagttggggtcggtcatagaacctcccctctcttggaagtcatctctttgggcatgatttgattgattagagtTCTCtcattgatgtgatttcttcgggcttggtggtcggcccaaactgaattcggtaaggagagtccgaatcttatcctccattcgtgcctcaaaggcttcaaatttagcattgattgcgtcctcagatgccatagtatatgactccaaatctgtgatgttaagatctctcttttgttgacgggttaaaggcatgtatgggtttgatagaaatcagtgaaagtttgctgcagaattgtgttgtcttgtaagagcagaattaacgtcgaagaaacagcggtttctcaacgaaatctctacaaaaaatttgagagatttgaggagggaattgacagcaatatctcagtttatatgacagcaaggatgtccaatttaatcaagaaaatttcgacagtaacagcaagaaaattggtgtaagttgcgatagcagaattctcgtcgaaaaatttcagcaacttacgatgaaatttgcagcaatataggaacaattttttttttttttggattttcgaatatggataactaaattgcagcagcagtaaggtaggaaaccagaacatgttgcaattcacaaggagatcaaaggatgatatgcggtggtagagatgacggtggaatttggcgacgatcttttaagcaattgtgggaattgctttgggcggttgtggagggttgatggatagcagtggaagggcagcgagatgccaagaacgttgctctgataccaggtgatagaacccttgcagattctaaacttagggttgatctctttaggggatcggcctccttggaactctataagggttcctccctccaagttgctgctcaaaggctgcagaaaagattcatctattgcttaacaaaagagaaggaatacatgactatttatacggcttctaaaccctaactcctaataggactcctatttaagactcttacttctaaccaactcctaatatgactcatactcaagacttctattccttcttctataagaaaaaacctcttaacagaatgtctctctcaattaggaatctcctagttagagtcctaacagagtgtccctctcaattaggactctcctagctagagtcctaatagaatgtccatctcaattaggactttcctaaCTAAAGTCCTAATAGTACGTCTGCCGAATGCGATGCAACACCTACCTACACGGCTAGTTTTCTCTTACTAAGCAGCTAACGATGATTACTTACTGCCCATGAAACGCTAACCTGATTCTTGAAGACTGTTGTAATATGAACTCTAGTAATACCCGGTACAAGAGATGCTTATAGGAAGTGTGTACCTGATGTTTATGGTAGATTCTATCGAGAGCAAGTGTGGTATAGAGGAGCTGGCCTGGGCTTGAGCTGCTTGTTCCGTCTGTTGGTGTTGGCTCAGAGCCTCAGCCTTGTCCATCTCCGTAAGCTATTTTGGAACCAAATCACATTTTGATCCAACTTAAGGTCTATAAACAATGCCAATAAATAAGGTCAAACATTTTATAGTTTACCTTCTTTGCCATGTCACTGTTTTGTGCTTGCAGCGCCCTCTCCTGCAAGAAAATAAAGGCTATTCAGGCATAGATTTGTACCTGAAGTACcaacagattatatatatatatatatatatggaagaaATTTCCAAATTGTTATTGGCATTCTACACAACAGGCCACTCTCTATCTATCATTTCCTAAGATAGATGTTCTCGAGTTGTCCACAGAAGAATGTGTAGGGTGTCATGAGGTGGAGAACAGGTAAACAaaaagaatcaacaagttgagcaCAGTCTCTATCAAAAGAATATTATCCTTGGTGAAGAATCCGCTCTTGTTGAAAAATCAGAATGAACAATTGATCCAGTTGGTTTTCGGGTAACTGGCATGAACAGACAGACTGGGTTAGATCCGATTTTATAATATAACGAAAGattacttaaatattttttattaattgagaAGATATTTACATCAATCATGAATGCATGCTTAACTTTCAGAAAGAGCAAATAACATTTAGATATTATCTGTGTAAATAATTCATGCTACAAAAAATAGCAGTTGGTATGTGTCACTGCTATATTGCTAACTGCAAAAGCAATATTATCGATTTACGCAGGTGCTGCATATTGAATTGAGTAGGGTTGCAAATTATCATAGTTACTCAGAATCAAAACCAAATGTCGGAGTCTCTTTCTAATCCCGGTGGTAAATAGGACTGGATTGGTCCAACTAGTTTGAAGTTTGTTGTTATTAGGTTTTACCGACCTGACTACTAAAATCAAACAAATATGAACTTGAATTTGAATAAAGGTTGTAGGACTTGCCTTTCTTTGAAGCTCAGCAATGGAATCAAACAGCACATTGTTCTacaataaatgaaagaaaaaaagaaaaaagaacattaGCAACTTCCTTTACATGCACGGATGGCAATAACATTTTTGATAGGCTACATAAATGGATTTTAATTCACCTTTTTTGATCTTATTTTTCTCAAAGCTGCCTCAAGTTGTTGCTCCAGCTGTTGGATTTCTTTAAGTGTCAATTTGTCAAGTTGTTCGCCTACGAGGTGCCTGAAGTAAGCACAAAAAGATAATGCTCGTAACATTTTTGCGCAAGTAAAAACATTAGTTTAATTTGCGATGGCCATCTCGATACCTTTGACATTTTTGTAGTGCCTCGATCCTTGCCTTCAATACCTCGTATTCATGGCACCAGTTTTCCTGCGTACAAGATCAACATGCTGTAAGCCATCCACCAACGTTCTAGGCTATGAATCATCCAGTCTTCAAACACATGTTACCTGGGATTCAGTGTCTGCATCTACAAGGGCTCTTTCAGCATACGAGTAGCGCTGGTAACGATCAAGAATCTTTTCCATACTGCAAGGAATAAGCAACTTTCAGTTTTCTTCCAcgtttttgatataaaatcaaaagCTCAAGCATTGCCTGTTAGTTTGTAGCGACATCgtcgttggaattaaacttgtttaagTGTCAAAAAAagattcattgcatcaagtgggagaatcattacatcaagaagaagaaATGGATTAAAAGTTtaagataagtcaaattggttattgattcttgaaaaggtttcttgaaagagaatgattcatcttgaatacaattaatataatgtatctttggggactatataaactcatatatTGAGTCATGAGGGTAATAGAGTTTCTAAAATTGTAAAAATATTTTtcctgagagaaatatagaagattaaagCTTGTCATACTCTTCTATCTTTATCCTCTcatcctatcaacatcaacatttggtatcagagccaagttatgGCCTCTTCCTTAAGTGTCATCAAACTCTagatccccagattgacaaaagaaaattatgacatatggtgcatccaaatgaaagttcttctaggctcccaagatgtatgggagtttgtagaagatggatttgctgagCCAAGTCCAgtagaagaaggagcaatgaatgcagaaggaagaaaacaactcaaagaaagaaggaagaaggagaaaaaggctttgttcacaatctaTCAAGgacttgatgatacaatgttcgagatcatcgctccagcaaatacttcaaaggaggctcgggaaatgcttcaaagagcatttggtggtgttgataaggtaaagaaacttcgtctacaagttttacgagtcgagtttgagaaattacaacaaggtacttctgaaaccatttctgattacttctcaaaaatcatttctattattcatcaaaTGAAACGAAATGGtaaacaagtaaatgatcagagagtaatagaaaaaatattgagatctctagatccgaaatttgattttattgctgttgcgatcgaagaatctaaagatatggaaaaaatatctttagaagaacttatgagttcccttcaagttcatgaacaaaagattacaaaaagaggataagacaaaactatggagcaagcattacaaacgaagcttactcttgaaaataaacgagaatcaaattctcaaagaggaagaggacgaggacaaagagaaagaggaggcagaaatcagaccaattAAGAATCTCCGAACATTGAAGATGGTggagaaaattctagccaaagaggccgaggttatggtcgaggacgtggccgaggccgtggacgtgGTAGAAACTCTAAAAGATCTGAAATAcaatgttatgtttgcaaaaggtatgaacattattcttatgaatgttattataatcttaacaatcaaggtgataagacaaattttattgaggaagaaaagaacgtaaattaagttttattaatgagttatgataatttgaaagaggatcaatctatgatatgatatctagatacaggagcttcaaatcacatgtgtggcatcaaagagctattttcagaaatagatacaagttattccgggaacattacatttggcgatttgtctcaaagaccagtaagagacaaaggtaaaattctccttgaacttaataatgacaaggaagtatgcatttcagatgtttattatgttcctgatatgaaaaataatattttaagcttgggacaattacttgaaaaaagttataaaattgagatgaaagatatggctctCTCAATTTGTGATAAGAATAAAACACTGATATCACATATGAAAATGGCACATAATAGAATGTTTCTTTTGCATTTaagtatttttgatcaatcaaattgttttaaagctgatattgaggatatctctacactttggcatcttagatatgctcacttaaattttgaggctttgaaacttctagagaagtataatatggtgacaggaatgccaaaaattgatcgcccagcaaaattgtgtgaagtatgtgtcatgggtaagcaagaaagaaagcttTTCAAAGTGAGAAGGACAAAAAGAGCATGAAATCGACTTGATCTGGTACACTCAGATGTTTGTGACCCTATCAATCCAGTATCACTTGAAGGAAGCAtgtattttcttaccttcactgatgatcatAATGAAAAAACTTGggtttatatgttaaaagaaaagaaagaagttttaagcaaattcaaagaatttaaggatttggttgaaagacaaagttgttgtaagattaaatgtttaaaaacagataggggtggtgaatatatatcaaatgaatttgaaagtttttgtagaaataatagaattctacatcaattcaccatgtcatacacacctcaacaaaatggtatctcagaaagaaaaaataggactatccttaatatagtccgatgtatgttaaaggaaagaaaaatttcgaaagaattttggggtgatgctgttgcttgtgcagtttatttgcttaacaggtttccgacaaagcgaattggtaatgttacaccagaagaaacatggagcttacaaaaaccaagagttgatcataagagaagaaaacaaaattggaggataaaagtcaaaaatgcattttgctaggttatccagagAATTCCAATGGTTACAAACTCtccaatcctatcacaaataaagttgtgatgtcaagagacgTTGAttttgatgaacaacagatttggaaccggaaaagtgatgagcagcataagaaagctgtagtttcagaagaagatgatataatacaagtaaGCACCGAAGTTGTTTTgccagaatcatcacctagatcagctaggtcacatgattcaagaagtccaattataagaaggacaaaaCCGATTCAAGAcatatatgatgtgactcgaaggattgatactaataatgatgaactttctttattttgtctttttgcaggatatgatccattaaccttcaaAGAAGcttatatagatgaaaaatagcaatgaagagattcatgcaattaacaaaaataatacatgggagcttactacacttccaaaagaccaccaagctatcggtgttaagtggatctttaaaacaaaaagaaatgcaaaaggagaggtggagaaatacaaggctagattggttgcaaagggatataaacaacaatatgtgattgactatgaagaagtatttgcgccagttgctcgattggagacaataagattatttatctctctagcagctcaaatgaaatggaagattttacaaatggatgtcaaattagcatttcttaatggagttcttgaagaagaggtatatattcaataacccctggttttattattcaagaacaagaggacaaagtatataagttaaagagagctctttatgagcttaaacATGCCTCACGAGCATGAAATTCTCGAATAgatacttattttattcaaaatgatttttctaaatgtccgcatgaacatgctctctatacaaaatctaactctaatggagatatcttgtttgtatgtctgtacgtagatgatttaatatttacaggcaatagtagctctatgattatagattttaagcactctatgaaaaaggagtttgagatgaccgacttggacttaatgacttatttcattggtatcgaagttatacaagataatggaggaatttttatctcacaagaaaattatgcaaaggaggttttaaagaagttttctATGGAAGATTATCATCCTACATATACACATGTTGAATATGGCACAAGTTGACCAAGGAAGGTGAAGATACatacattaatccaacttattatattatttggagttggtttaataagtaaatttatggaagttccaaagacatctcatttaaatgtcgctaaaagaattttacgatatatcaaaggaacaattgagtatggaTTGTTCTATTCATTATCTAAAAAGTTGGagctcattggatatagtgaCAGTGATTGGATCGGAAGCTACGATGATTGGAAGAGTACAAttggatttatattttattttggtgaagctacattcacttggtcttcaaaaaagcaacgaatcgttgctctatcaagttgtgaagcagaatatatagcagcttcttctagtgtttgtcatgcaatatggctaagaagattactccaagaatttcatatgccacaggagaagtcaaccaagatttatgttgataacaaatcagttattgccttagccaagaatccagtctatcatgaaagatcgaagcatatcgatacaagatttcatttcataagagatcatatcaaaaataaagaaatgaagatacatcatgtcaagacaagtgaacaagtgactgatatactcacaaaacctcttaaatttaaaatatttcaacaacttcgaagaaaacttggcatgctgaatggaacaagtttaagaggggagaatgttggaattaaacttgttcaagtgttataaaaaaggttcattgcatcaagtggaaGAATTAttacatcaagaaaaaaaatggattaaaagccTATAAAAAGAtatgtcaaattggttattggttcttgaaagggtttcttgaaagagaattattcatcttgaatataattaatataatgtatatttggggactatataaactccATATATTGGGTCATGAGgataatagagtttctgaaattataaaaatattttttttgagagaaatatagaagattaaagCTTGTCATACTTCCTTTATTTGATATAtctatcctctcttcctatcaacatcaacaatcCTCTATTCTAACTTAGACATGCCTATGTAAAATTTATCGACAAAAGACAAGAAGATACAACTATCAGCAATTAGATCCAGGAAGTGTTTCTTGTATTTCTAATAATTAACACCAAAGTTATAGAGAGTGAAATCAAAAGATGTCAATGCTGTTGCTTGATTCTTTTACCTCTTTTATTATCGGCGATCTATGATGAGAAGGCACTGTAGCTTTCTTTGTCAAGAAAGTGAAGTTAGCATCCATACTCATTGAAGGTCATTTTATTTAATTCATGAACCATCAAAAACTTATCCGAAGTAAATAAATACTCCTCCAAATACTTTTTAATGTCAACAATAGTAACAGAGATTAAAACGGTGGAAGTTGAATAGGACACAAGTATTAATTCAATCCGATGAAGCAGCAGTAGTAGTACATCAGACAACTCAGTATCATTCAGTACGTAACCCTTTTATTATTTCTACAATAATGCTGATATATGGGACCGACATTGTTGATATGGGAGACCTATCAATTAATTCTACTCAGACGACTACAGTCCTTTACAGAAAGCGATCAAAAATTGGTATTTTAATGCTTCGAACATCTTCCATGATGCGACTTTGCCCTTACTTACATGTACCGAATGCTCTTCCAACTATGATCAAAACAGCATCTATGTACTAACATGCATAGACAAgcaaaaaatagaagaaaaatatgCAATACTTTGGAACAATAAAGTCGTGTGAAGAAAACAGAAGCAAAATGAATGATAAGCAGAATATACTTGCATCATCGGGTTTGCCGGGACGATTGTGGTCAATTTTTTGAAGGGGAGAATGCATGAAAATTGTGGGTACGGGATGAGATGGAAATCAATAGGAACATTTATAGTCATGAGGAGATCAACTTTGACATATGAAAAAGAAGGGGCGGATTTTAGGTgccaaaagagaaaaataaaggaTTTGTTTTGTTGAGATGCAATCATAGAATAACAGACCGAGTAGAGGACACAAATCAAAGAATTTTCCTGATTTAGCAGTGCTCTAAGCTTTTCCACATTTCTGCAGATTCGAAGCCGATAACTAAAGAAGCTTTGATATAAGCTGTAACTACAATGAATCTTCTATGCATTCTATAGAACAAAAGGCGGAAATTTATTGGTACGATGATTACTATTATATCTCGTCTTATATGAGCCAAGCAGTGCATCGCTAATGCAACCCCACTACCAGAGTTCATGTAGAACTAGACGAGGACCGGTTCGCTGGGAAAGCAAGATTTAGTCGGAACTTATTCTTGGAAGTAGTACGACTGTTGGCAAGCCGAGCAGCTTAAATCAGCGACATCACCACTATGTACGGCATTATAGGAAACAGTATTCCACCCCAGAACACGGATCAAAAGAAGAGAGAGTGGGGAACTCTAGGGCTTAAATAAAATGAAGTTGTTGCGAGTATTGATGTACGGCAGTCGAGGAGAGGTGGAAGGAGGCTGTTGTACAAGGTTAGAGAAAAGTGGCAGCAGAGGGTGCCGATTGCAAGATCGAATACGATCATACACCGCGCATGCACATCAGAAGAGCAGTTCGCACCAGAAATCAGGGATGGAAAGGTAGGATCTGTGGCAAGAACGATGAACCAGACGTTCTTGGAAGCATGGGCTGAGTGGGTACGGGAACATCTACGAGGGACAACGGGGCACGAAGACGGAGGG comes from Musa acuminata AAA Group cultivar baxijiao chromosome BXJ3-3, Cavendish_Baxijiao_AAA, whole genome shotgun sequence and encodes:
- the LOC135634087 gene encoding protein VERNALIZATION 1-like isoform X2; the protein is MGRGRVQLKRIENKINRQVTFSKRRSGLLKKAHEISVLCDAEVAVMVFSTKGKLYEYSTDSSMEKILDRYQRYSYAERALVDADTESQENWCHEYEVLKARIEALQKCQRHLVGEQLDKLTLKEIQQLEQQLEAALRKIRSKKNNVLFDSIAELQRKERALQAQNSDMAKKLTEMDKAEALSQHQQTEQAAQAQASSSIPHLLSIESTINISL
- the LOC135634087 gene encoding truncated transcription factor CAULIFLOWER A-like isoform X1, which gives rise to MGRGRVQLKRIENKINRQVTFSKRRSGLLKKAHEISVLCDAEVAVMVFSTKGKLYEYSTDSSMEKILDRYQRYSYAERALVDADTESQENWCHEYEVLKARIEALQKCQRHLVGEQLDKLTLKEIQQLEQQLEAALRKIRSKKNNVLFDSIAELQRKERALQAQNSDMAKKLTEMDKAEALSQHQQTEQAAQAQASSSIPHLLSIESTINIRNHQPTGSVVEEAAEQSFARCNGAVLPPWMLRL